From one Henningerozyma blattae CBS 6284 chromosome 1, complete genome genomic stretch:
- the NUP116 gene encoding FG-nucleoporin NUP116 (similar to Saccharomyces cerevisiae NUP100 (YKL068W) and NUP116 (YMR047C); ancestral locus Anc_2.610), with amino-acid sequence MFGQNRPAFGNNQGFGGSSSSPFGMQQNQQQQNSSFGNANSNTTSQSPFGGFGSGGASTSGTSSMFGNSNNANRPFSATGTNNNVGGSLFGGGLTGGANITATSTSSNPMGGLSGAGSGTAIKPYTAFQDKDATTGSINVYQSISCMPEYRNFSPEELRFQDYQANRKFATSNTNQFGTTSNSIGTSGFGNTSGGLFGQQNNMTSGTGFGSNSSNTGTNQFGNNAGGFLNNSSNTTNSFASSNNNTFGMNNSAGSSLFGNNQNNSTNGGLFGQNNTTTNNNNMGRFGQQNNAFGTNNASNAGTGLFGQNNGQKGNGLFGQNNNNSFGNNAQQAGGFFGQSANNQQAGGIFGQSNMQTSNNSNAAGGLFGNKQGTSLFGQATSTQQSGGLFGQSNTNSNQQSNNLFGQSNNNQSGGLFGQNSGSQQQSGSLFGQPNNQQSGGLFGQSNNNQQQGRSLFGQTNSNFSGFGQQTQTQASGGLFGNKSTSGSLFSQSNQNNGFGSNMNSNTGGIFGQNNNQQQQGGGLFGQNNNQSQQGGGLFGQNNSQQQPGGLFGQNNSQQSNSLFGNKPGGSAGGLFGNNNNSSGQPGSLFGNNNSQQQNGGLFGSRPATQSNGLFGNNSNQNSLTNNTGGLFGNKTSNSAGLLGNNTAASNAGGLFGNSAANSTTSGGLFGSSQNTQAGSLFDAKQNPQSGGLFGNNSNTSSTAGGLFGAKPTIGNNSSLPFGNSSTIATSGNSLFSTNNANQLNSSTLSLIGSQQHTSVSDPYGTNELFSRITVPSSLVPKPNPMITKIESLAKNNKLTSAYKLNPTPLFSNLKSKSRTVSSTLTLGSSTNNTHQPKSLPDTNATVTSGSLLLGDVKNNSNDAILSVSNMFGNNKMQDFKTLLINRREKAQALENRISSTDEDPSTRLTFKVSSKKECKDSDQEKSSTESSIFDQPQFTPTISSSKNKIIDDEKKAHYEEMDKSKSRTSSNDFTQTNIMKKASIDDEDDITWLDNGYSISPSLETLSSMSILQLRKVSGLTVSHPPYGKIEFQAPVDLSTVPIIPLCGDIISLTNDSFLIENEEGDGNALNGMNVAAKITRYNCFPIRKENKEYIKDPSHPLMQRHIERLKSMPGVTFESFDPTTGMYVFSSPNIVSVFL; translated from the coding sequence ATGTTTGGCCAAAATCGTCCAGCATTTGGTAATAACCAAGGGTTTGGAGGGTCATCCTCCAGTCCTTTTGGTATGCAACAGAACCAGCAGCAACAAAATAGCAGCTTTGGGAATGCTAATTCTAATACCACTAGCCAATCACCATTTGGTGGGTTTGGATCAGGTGGAGCATCAACCTCGGGCACTTCTTCAATGTTTGGTAATTCCAATAATGCTAATAGGCCTTTCAGTGCTACTggaacaaataataatgtagGTGGATCTCTTTTCGGAGGTGGTTTAACAGGTGGTGCTAACATTACAGCAACATCAACCTCATCTAATCCAATGGGTGGCTTGTCTGGTGCTGGTTCAGGCACTGCAATTAAACCCTATACCGCCTTTCAAGATAAAGATGCAACTACGGGAAGTATTAATGTATATCAATCAATCTCATGTATGCCAGAATATCGAAACTTTTCTCCAGAAGAATTAAGATTTCAGGATTATCAAGCTAATAGAAAGTTTGCAACTTCAAATACTAATCAATTTGGTACCACCTCCAATAGCATTGGAACATCTGGCTTTGGTAACACGTCAGGTGGGCTGTTTGGccaacaaaataatatgacaTCTGGAACAGGATTTGGctcaaattcatcaaatacTGGTACAAATCAGTTTGGCAATAATGCAGGTGggtttttgaataattcttcaaataccACGAATTCTTTTGCTTCAAGTAATAACAACACCTTTGGTATGAATAATTCAGCTGGCTCTTCGTTATTTGGTaacaatcaaaataatagtacTAATGGTGGCCTATTTGgacaaaataatactactactaataataataatatgggTAGATTTGGGCAGCAGAATAATGCTTTTGGAACAAATAACGCTAGTAATGCAGGTACAGGCTTATTTGGTCAAAATAATGGCCAAAAAGGAAATGGCTTATTTGGccaaaacaataataatagttttgGTAATAATGCCCAACAAGCAGGGGGTTTTTTTGGTCAATCTGCTAACAACCAGCAGGCAGGTGGTATCTTTGGTCAATCTAATATGCAAActtctaataatagcaatgCCGCTGGGGGCTTATTTGGTAATAAGCAGGGAACTAGCTTATTTGGACAAGCTACTTCCACTCAACAAAGTGGTGGCTTGTTTGGACAATCTAATACTAATTCTAATCAGcaatctaataatttatttggccaatctaataataatcaaagtGGAGGTTTATTTGGACAAAATTCTGGTAGCCAACAACAATCAGGAAGCTTATTTGGACAGCCAAATAACCAACAATCTGGAGGGTTGTTCGGCCAATCCAATAACAACCAACAGCAAGGTAGAAGTTTGTTTGGTCAAACAAATAGCAATTTCTCGGGTTTTGGCCAGCAAACCCAAACTCAAGCATCAGGTGGATTATTTGGTAATAAATCTACCTCCGGTAGTTTGTTCAGTCAATCAAACCAGAACAATGGATTTGGATCTAATATGAATTCTAATACTGGTGGTATATTTGGACAAAATAACAATCAGCAACAACAAGGTGGTGGCTTGTTTggtcaaaataataaccaaTCGCAACAAGGAGGTGGATTATTTGGGCAAAATAACAGCCAACAGCAGCCTGGTGGATTATTTGGTCAAAATAATTCTCAACAATCTAATTCATTGTTTGGAAACAAACCGGGGGGCTCAGCTGGTGGGTtatttggtaataataataatagctCGGGTCAACCAGGTAGCTTATTTGGGAATAATAACTCTCAGCAGCAAAATGGTGGGTTGTTTGGATCTAGGCCTGCCACCCAGTCTAATGGCTTGTTTGGTAACAATTCGAACCAAAACTCTTTAACAAACAATACAGGAGGCTTATTTGGTAATAAAACTAGCAACTCAGCGGGCCTTTTAGGAAATAATACCGCTGCATCTAACGCAGGTGGGCTCTTTGGAAATTCAGCTGCTAACAGCACAACGAGTGGTGGGTTATTTGGCTCTAGTCAGAATACTCAAGCTGGTTCATTGTTTGATGCTAAGCAGAATCCACAATCTGGTGGGCTATTTGgcaataattctaatacaTCTAGTACTGCTGGCGGATTATTTGGTGCAAAGCCAACCATAGGAAATAATTCAAGCCTACCCTTCGGTAATTCAAGTACCATCGCAACCTCAGGAAATTCTCTATTTAGTACTAATAATGCAAACCAACTAAACTCATCAACTTTAAGTCTCATTGGCTCTCAGCAACATACCTCTGTTAGTGACCCATATGGCACAAATGAGTTATTCTCTAGAATAACTGTTCCAAGCTCGTTAGTTCCCAAACCAAATCCCATGATTACTAAAATAGAAAGCTTggctaaaaataataaacttaCATCTGCATATAAGTTAAATCCTACTCCTCTATTTTCTAATCTGAAATCGAAATCTAGGACTGTATCTTCTACCCTAACTTTAGGTTCTTCCACTAATAACACCCATCAACCTAAATCACTCCCTGATACAAATGCGACTGTTACTTCTGGATCACTATTATTAGGTGatgtaaaaaataattcaaatgatgCAATTTTATCTGTTTCTAATATGtttggaaataataaaatgcAAGACTTTAAGACATTATTGATTAATAGGCGAGAGAAAGCTCAGGCTCttgaaaatagaatttCAAGTACAGATGAAGATCCTAGTACCAGACTTACATTTAAAGTTAGTTCTAAGAAAGAATGCAAGGATAGCGATCAAGAAAAGAGTAGTACGGAATCATCGATATTTGATCAACCCCAATTCACTCCCACTATTAGCAGttcaaagaataaaattattgacGACGAAAAGAAAGCACATTATGAGGAAATGGATAAATCGAAATCCAGAACATCTTCCAATGATTTTACTCAAACtaatattatgaaaaaGGCATCaatagatgatgaagatgatattaCATGGCTAGATAATGGGTATTCTATTTCACCATCTCTTGAAACACTAAGTTCTATGAGTATTTTACAGTTAAGAAAGGTGTCCGGCTTAACGGTTTCTCATCCTCCGTACggtaaaattgaatttcagGCTCCAGTTGATCTATCTACTGTTCCAATCATTCCATTATGTGGAGATATCATTAGTTTGACAAATGATAGCTTTTTGATCGAAAATGAGGAAGGTGATGGAAATGCACTAAATGGAATGAATGTGGCTGCTAAAATTACCAGATATAATTGTTTTCCaataagaaaagaaaacaagGAATACATAAAGGATCCAAGTCATCCATTGATGCAAAGACATATCGAAAGATTAAAATCGATGCCTGGTGTTACATTTGAAAGCTTTGATCCAACAACTGGTATGTATGTTTTTTCTAGTCCAAATATTGTGTCTGTATTTCTGTAA